The following proteins come from a genomic window of Halorussus halophilus:
- a CDS encoding DedA family protein, whose translation MFEDLAQTVLDLVSTYGYLVVVVFTFLEASMLFPLLPSEVVVPGAAALLVVGPVTFALFVAAVVVGTTIGSLFAYHTFGERGRSAIDATEYVGVSASDFERGEQWFRKWGESSVCWGRLLPFLRSVISVPAGFAGMARWKFTLYSAVGAAAFGAGVALAVRTGMGFLGYG comes from the coding sequence GTGTTCGAGGACCTCGCCCAGACGGTACTGGACCTGGTCTCCACCTACGGCTACCTCGTCGTCGTGGTGTTCACCTTCTTGGAAGCCTCGATGTTGTTCCCCCTCTTGCCGAGCGAAGTCGTCGTCCCCGGCGCGGCGGCCCTCCTCGTCGTCGGGCCGGTCACGTTCGCACTGTTCGTCGCGGCAGTCGTAGTCGGGACGACCATCGGCAGTCTGTTTGCCTATCACACGTTCGGCGAGCGAGGCCGGAGTGCCATCGACGCGACGGAGTACGTCGGCGTCTCGGCGTCGGATTTCGAGCGCGGTGAACAGTGGTTCCGCAAGTGGGGAGAAAGTTCGGTCTGCTGGGGCCGACTGCTTCCGTTCCTGCGCTCGGTTATCTCCGTCCCTGCGGGGTTCGCCGGGATGGCGCGCTGGAAGTTCACGCTCTACTCGGCAGTCGGAGCCGCCGCGTTCGGTGCGGGAGTCGCGCTAGCGGTACGGACAGGCATGGGGTTCCTCGGGTACGGGTGA
- a CDS encoding RAD55 family ATPase: MDRIPFGVSRLDTIVGGGAPPGSVVLLAGEAGAGAREFCYTSATINGLAHADSEKFELHYGDVDERAAVPDEIHYVSFTASGDELSQEIEYTMDDELVEAGVETVQFEDLSQEYFQLSAIPREWYTRETQSITDLGHGSDRRGVLAALGEYLNEHATGNLVLLDSLTDLARAPNEQMSWSDVCMLVKGLQKASREWNGLILLLVNDDALTDQEMGSLTGAADGTINFRWETGGNERDRLMFVQEFRGVLSRLEAEDIIRFETEIHDGGFDISNVRKIR; the protein is encoded by the coding sequence ATGGACCGAATCCCGTTCGGCGTCTCGCGGCTTGACACCATCGTCGGCGGCGGCGCGCCACCCGGAAGTGTCGTCTTACTCGCAGGCGAGGCCGGGGCCGGAGCGCGAGAGTTCTGCTACACGAGCGCGACCATCAACGGACTCGCACACGCCGACTCCGAGAAGTTCGAACTCCACTACGGCGACGTAGACGAGCGTGCCGCAGTCCCAGACGAGATTCACTACGTCTCGTTCACCGCCAGCGGCGACGAACTCAGCCAAGAGATAGAGTACACGATGGACGACGAGTTGGTCGAAGCGGGCGTCGAGACGGTCCAGTTCGAGGACCTGAGCCAAGAGTACTTCCAACTCTCGGCCATCCCCCGCGAGTGGTACACCCGCGAAACCCAGTCGATAACCGACCTCGGACATGGGAGCGACCGGCGTGGCGTGTTGGCCGCACTCGGCGAGTATCTGAACGAACACGCAACGGGGAACCTCGTCCTCCTCGACTCGTTGACCGACCTCGCCCGCGCGCCGAACGAACAGATGAGTTGGAGCGACGTCTGCATGCTCGTCAAGGGCCTTCAGAAAGCATCCAGAGAGTGGAACGGCCTCATCCTCCTGCTGGTCAACGACGACGCACTCACCGACCAAGAGATGGGGAGTTTGACAGGGGCGGCCGACGGAACCATCAACTTTCGCTGGGAGACTGGCGGCAACGAACGCGACCGCCTGATGTTCGTCCAAGAGTTCCGCGGCGTCCTCTCGCGACTCGAAGCCGAGGACATCATCCGCTTCGAGACCGAAATTCACGACGGCGGCTTCGACATCAGTAACGTCCGGAAGATTCGGTAG
- a CDS encoding beta-ribofuranosylaminobenzene 5'-phosphate synthase family protein, which translates to MARVSASGRLHFGFQNLSLAHERLYGSLGVALDSPRVVVEADPAESVRCDHERGRAYAERATELLGVSGVELSVERTLPRHVGLGSGTQLSLAVLAAVASAHDRDPHVRERAPGLDRGGRSGIGVAAFESGGFVLDAGHPTERFTSDRPDRGAWSVPSVAARHEVPDDWRFVVALPDVEPGRSGTEEEDSMRSVVERADPTIADEIAAVVTRRVLPAVASGDHEAFGSAVAEIGRLNGAWYADEQGGVYRPPVGEIVARLGDSPAISGAGQSSWGPAVYGVTTRRRADEARDVAQQALVETGVDGEVLVAGPRNRGARID; encoded by the coding sequence ATGGCACGGGTCTCCGCCAGCGGCCGACTCCACTTCGGGTTCCAGAACCTCTCGCTGGCACACGAACGACTCTACGGTTCACTCGGGGTCGCGCTCGACTCGCCACGCGTCGTCGTCGAGGCTGACCCCGCCGAGAGCGTTCGCTGTGACCACGAACGCGGCCGAGCGTACGCCGAGCGGGCGACCGAACTGCTCGGCGTGTCCGGGGTCGAACTTTCCGTGGAGCGAACGCTCCCGAGACACGTCGGTCTGGGAAGCGGGACCCAGTTGTCACTCGCCGTACTAGCCGCCGTCGCGTCGGCGCACGACCGTGACCCGCATGTACGCGAGCGTGCTCCGGGACTCGACCGCGGTGGCCGGAGTGGTATCGGCGTCGCCGCCTTCGAGTCGGGTGGGTTCGTCCTCGATGCCGGACATCCCACAGAGCGATTCACCTCTGACCGCCCCGACCGTGGTGCGTGGTCGGTCCCGTCGGTCGCTGCCCGACACGAAGTGCCAGACGATTGGCGATTCGTCGTCGCGCTCCCCGACGTCGAACCGGGTCGGAGCGGGACCGAAGAGGAAGACAGCATGCGCTCGGTGGTCGAACGAGCGGACCCGACTATCGCCGACGAGATTGCTGCGGTGGTCACTCGGCGAGTCCTCCCCGCAGTCGCCTCGGGTGACCACGAAGCCTTCGGCTCTGCAGTCGCCGAAATCGGCAGGCTCAACGGCGCGTGGTACGCCGACGAGCAGGGCGGCGTCTACCGACCACCGGTCGGCGAGATAGTCGCACGCCTCGGCGACAGCCCCGCGATTTCTGGGGCCGGACAGTCTTCGTGGGGGCCCGCAGTGTACGGCGTCACCACTCGTCGCCGGGCAGACGAAGCGCGTGACGTTGCACAGCAGGCGCTCGTCGAGACTGGTGTCGATGGCGAGGTGCTGGTCGCAGGGCCGCGAAATCGCGGTGCGCGAATCGACTGA
- a CDS encoding glycosyltransferase, with translation MDRTVAVAHYPEGAGHATRMLGVAQALENAGTNVVLAGGGPGSRFIECNGYEVFRAAPVDYIGDYQQGSLARVVTRSLPYSGKRVFDIARWLRREDPAALVTDDMFGAMAASLTGTPLYIVTHNAASYYDAAVEQAFTWLLNRYQLGAAESFLYPAVWPPDRGDPPGVTHVPPIALDPAGCDGPNRDIGVLVVPSVYSTHFEVLVETLRTEGHAVTHVGDADWEAVPSLLPWIRSADVVVCSGYSTVMEAAVAGTPCIVYPFTDEQHGVSRVLERRGVEGFQVEHSIAHVARAVRHPPEEPDHDNGTERVAEHVLDDLS, from the coding sequence ATGGACCGAACGGTCGCCGTCGCACACTACCCAGAAGGTGCAGGTCACGCGACGCGGATGCTCGGCGTGGCTCAAGCGTTGGAGAACGCTGGCACGAACGTGGTGCTAGCCGGCGGCGGCCCGGGGTCGCGCTTCATAGAGTGCAACGGCTACGAGGTGTTTCGCGCCGCCCCAGTCGATTACATCGGCGACTATCAGCAAGGGTCGCTCGCCCGCGTCGTGACGCGAAGCCTCCCCTACAGCGGCAAGCGGGTGTTCGACATCGCCCGATGGCTTCGCCGGGAGGACCCCGCGGCACTCGTCACCGACGACATGTTCGGAGCTATGGCTGCGTCACTCACTGGCACACCGCTGTACATCGTCACGCACAACGCCGCCTCCTACTACGACGCGGCGGTCGAGCAGGCGTTCACGTGGCTCCTCAATCGTTATCAGTTGGGCGCGGCAGAGTCGTTTCTCTACCCGGCGGTGTGGCCACCGGACAGAGGCGACCCGCCCGGTGTGACACACGTGCCACCAATCGCCCTCGACCCCGCGGGGTGTGACGGGCCGAACCGGGATATCGGTGTCCTCGTCGTACCAAGTGTCTACTCGACCCATTTCGAGGTACTCGTCGAGACGCTCCGAACGGAAGGTCACGCCGTCACTCACGTCGGTGACGCAGACTGGGAAGCAGTGCCGTCGCTTCTCCCCTGGATTCGTTCCGCCGACGTGGTGGTCTGCTCTGGCTACTCGACGGTGATGGAAGCCGCCGTGGCTGGAACACCATGCATCGTCTACCCGTTCACCGACGAACAACACGGCGTGTCACGGGTCCTCGAACGCCGCGGTGTGGAGGGGTTCCAAGTCGAACACTCCATCGCTCACGTCGCCCGCGCCGTGCGCCATCCACCGGAAGAACCGGACCACGACAACGGGACGGAACGCGTCGCAGAGCACGTCCTCGACGACCTCTCCTGA
- a CDS encoding DUF7504 family protein, with the protein MGPDDNRQLDGGESPAGEEFGDLLGLLNELKAEGCNLLVVGDSRRELFTRASGSLFGDVNAPRFRLLALTDATTQSAAERLPDPVETSQPLTAMTKLVRHPLSARSTAAQASTGNHPGLTGIPETKVTTECLAELETELVESMAEFHNRTTDRRSTELRVGVDSLVPLLDRYEESTVRRFVRIVAERSREYDAMAHYILPEPYESERVQSLANEFEAVVEVRSVDPTKHDHDAEERWHIPGKDVTIDWLPL; encoded by the coding sequence ATGGGTCCCGACGACAACCGTCAGCTAGATGGCGGAGAGTCACCAGCGGGTGAGGAGTTCGGCGACCTGCTAGGTCTCCTCAACGAACTCAAAGCCGAAGGTTGCAACTTACTCGTCGTCGGCGACTCCCGTCGCGAGTTGTTCACGCGAGCGAGCGGCAGTCTGTTTGGTGACGTGAACGCCCCGCGATTTCGACTGCTGGCGCTCACCGACGCGACGACCCAGAGCGCTGCCGAACGGTTGCCCGACCCCGTCGAAACATCCCAACCGCTGACCGCGATGACGAAACTGGTCCGACACCCGCTGTCGGCACGTTCGACCGCTGCCCAAGCGTCCACCGGAAATCACCCCGGACTGACCGGCATTCCGGAGACGAAGGTGACGACCGAATGTCTCGCAGAGCTAGAGACCGAACTCGTGGAGTCGATGGCGGAGTTCCACAACCGGACGACGGACCGACGTTCCACCGAACTTCGCGTCGGTGTGGATTCGCTCGTGCCACTGCTCGACCGCTACGAGGAGTCGACCGTACGTCGGTTCGTCCGCATCGTCGCCGAGCGCTCCCGCGAGTACGACGCGATGGCGCACTACATATTGCCGGAACCGTACGAGAGCGAGCGAGTGCAGTCGCTCGCCAACGAGTTCGAGGCCGTGGTGGAAGTTCGGAGCGTGGACCCCACGAAACACGACCACGACGCAGAAGAGCGGTGGCACATCCCGGGAAAAGACGTGACCATCGACTGGTTGCCGTTGTGA
- a CDS encoding CHAT domain-containing protein — protein MEPQFSALDDGTGLEVVDPIEGVRVVLPTPEEVTPVESDPDLFAQPVSTACQITASGLEVNGDGAVTLHDSTDGQLVDQFSHLTSRTLSSDTHLLGVNTKLNLYVHLDGEITVEANTDRTRFDFGGVTEMHVGARSLHRQPAATITVPDDPAALMRAVSTFGSGLKETSPERSWPTLRGHPPRIERGELLEIPSTVSSPQTDITIHVPPAYDYVYPVTPLAYYLGANVVPGETPRLTGGSGFVHTLDTERRFAEEVARVLKQVFLFDCVARGYGYFYMDLHERTVLEARSRIDVDFESVYEDPLAEQLRQYLSVPYSAVADVVPEWSQATYVRPDPQNAPFLPYLANELSTVRTELVDERGTRTPEQPHRESAIATFKRDNRQSPVDQSSERDRSSGRFEQRQYVPLPEVDATEAAWVGDETPERGSKLLLDAFDGNCLEPKTTAIDVTVVCNDPGMRDEHDAVAERYGVHDMVSFNVRRHEAVSTANLRELLTDETDLFHYIGHIDDRGFECPDGWFDARSLEETGATSVLLNACRSYDQGTALVEAGSSAAVVSLGDVENAGATRVGESFAGLLNFGFSIGSARNVVSNLTAIGRQYVVLGNPAATVAQCADGVPSIVRIDSTDDGQFDVTHSAHKSSLAKMGSACFSTLVEEEVHYLIPSTIDIEGIELSVIEERIEEGTPVVLDGELRWFDGDVSNLLD, from the coding sequence ATGGAACCGCAATTTTCCGCGCTCGATGATGGGACGGGGTTGGAAGTTGTAGACCCGATAGAGGGGGTTCGGGTCGTTTTACCGACGCCCGAGGAGGTGACACCCGTTGAGTCGGACCCCGACCTGTTCGCGCAACCGGTTTCGACTGCGTGTCAGATTACGGCGTCGGGACTGGAAGTGAACGGCGATGGTGCGGTTACCCTCCACGACTCGACGGACGGCCAGCTGGTCGACCAGTTCAGTCACTTGACTAGCCGGACGCTGAGTTCTGACACGCACCTCTTGGGCGTCAACACGAAGCTCAATCTCTACGTGCATCTGGACGGCGAGATAACCGTTGAGGCGAATACAGACAGAACGCGGTTTGATTTTGGAGGGGTGACCGAGATGCACGTCGGTGCGCGGTCGCTCCACCGCCAACCGGCGGCGACGATAACGGTCCCCGACGACCCGGCGGCACTGATGCGTGCCGTCTCGACGTTTGGGTCCGGACTGAAAGAGACGAGTCCAGAACGGTCGTGGCCGACGCTCCGAGGGCATCCGCCGCGAATAGAGCGCGGCGAGTTGCTCGAAATTCCGAGTACCGTCTCGTCGCCACAGACGGACATCACGATACACGTTCCGCCTGCTTACGACTACGTGTATCCCGTGACACCACTGGCGTACTATCTGGGCGCGAACGTGGTGCCGGGTGAAACGCCGCGACTGACCGGTGGGTCCGGTTTCGTCCACACCCTCGATACGGAGCGCAGATTCGCCGAAGAAGTCGCTCGCGTACTCAAACAGGTGTTTCTCTTCGACTGTGTCGCCCGCGGCTATGGGTACTTCTACATGGACCTCCACGAACGAACGGTCCTCGAAGCGCGGTCGAGAATCGACGTCGATTTCGAATCGGTTTACGAAGACCCGTTAGCAGAACAGTTGCGGCAGTATCTCTCCGTCCCGTACTCTGCCGTCGCGGATGTCGTCCCGGAGTGGTCGCAAGCGACGTACGTTCGACCCGACCCGCAGAACGCCCCGTTTCTTCCGTACCTCGCGAACGAACTCTCGACCGTCCGGACGGAACTCGTAGACGAGCGAGGAACTCGGACGCCAGAGCAACCCCACAGAGAGAGTGCAATTGCCACGTTCAAACGCGACAATCGACAGAGTCCGGTCGACCAGTCCAGTGAACGCGACCGAAGTAGCGGTCGTTTCGAGCAGAGACAGTACGTTCCACTTCCCGAGGTGGACGCCACGGAAGCCGCTTGGGTCGGCGACGAGACGCCCGAACGCGGTTCGAAACTCCTGTTAGACGCGTTCGACGGGAACTGTTTGGAACCCAAGACCACCGCTATCGACGTGACCGTCGTCTGTAACGACCCGGGGATGCGCGACGAACACGACGCGGTCGCGGAGCGGTACGGCGTCCACGATATGGTCTCGTTCAACGTGCGACGCCACGAAGCCGTCTCGACCGCGAATCTGCGTGAACTGCTCACCGACGAAACAGACCTGTTTCACTACATCGGCCACATCGACGACCGTGGCTTCGAGTGTCCGGACGGGTGGTTCGACGCCAGGTCCCTCGAAGAGACAGGGGCGACGTCAGTGCTGTTGAACGCGTGCCGGTCGTACGACCAAGGCACCGCCCTCGTCGAAGCAGGGTCGAGTGCGGCAGTCGTCAGCCTCGGCGACGTAGAGAACGCCGGTGCCACGAGAGTCGGGGAGTCGTTCGCCGGGCTACTGAACTTCGGTTTCTCTATCGGGAGTGCACGGAACGTCGTCTCGAATCTAACCGCAATCGGTCGCCAGTACGTCGTTCTCGGGAATCCGGCGGCCACGGTGGCGCAGTGTGCAGACGGCGTTCCGAGTATCGTCCGAATCGATTCGACGGACGACGGGCAATTCGACGTGACACATTCGGCCCACAAGAGCAGTCTCGCCAAGATGGGTTCTGCCTGCTTTTCGACCCTGGTGGAGGAGGAGGTCCACTACCTCATTCCATCGACCATCGACATTGAGGGAATCGAGTTGTCCGTCATCGAAGAGCGGATCGAAGAAGGGACGCCCGTCGTTCTCGACGGCGAACTCCGATGGTTCGACGGCGACGTGTCGAACCTTCTCGACTGA
- the ilvD gene encoding dihydroxy-acid dehydratase → MSEKPENLRSREVTEGVERAPHRAMFRAMGYDDEDLDSPMVGLANPAADVTPCNVHLDDVAAAAYEGVDAADGMPIEFGTITISDAISMGTEGMRASLISREVIADSVELVAFGERLDGLVTVAGCDKNLPGMMMAAIRTDLPTVFLYGGSIMPGEHDGREVTVQNVFEGVGAVAQGDMSEGELDDLERHACPGAGSCGGMFTANTMASISEALGLAPLGSAGPPAEHEERYEVAERAGELVLECIEEDRKPSDILEKRSFENAIALQVAIGGSTNGVLHLLALAAEAGIDLSIEEFDEISRRTPKIANLQPGGTKVMNDLYEEGGVPVVIRRLVEAGLFDGDAETVTGRTISEELNRLDLPEDDAIDAEFVKPVSDPFHEEGAIKILTGNLAPDGAVLKVTGEDNFHHEGPVRVFESEEDAMKYVQEGRIESGDVLAIRNEGPRGGPGMREMLGVTAAVVGAGHEDDVALLTDGRFSGATRGPMIGHVAPESYVGGPIAALEDGDHVTIDISDRTLEVDLSEEEVEKRLDAREDPEPAYTNGVLAKYGATFGSAANGAVTNPGAKK, encoded by the coding sequence ATGAGCGAGAAACCGGAAAACCTCCGAAGCAGAGAGGTCACCGAGGGGGTCGAACGCGCGCCCCACCGAGCGATGTTCCGCGCGATGGGGTACGACGACGAGGACTTGGACTCGCCGATGGTCGGCCTCGCGAACCCCGCGGCCGACGTGACACCCTGTAACGTGCATTTGGACGACGTAGCCGCCGCGGCCTACGAGGGCGTAGACGCGGCCGACGGGATGCCCATCGAGTTCGGCACCATCACGATTTCCGACGCGATTTCGATGGGCACCGAAGGCATGAGAGCGTCGCTCATCTCGCGGGAGGTCATCGCCGATTCGGTCGAACTCGTGGCGTTCGGCGAGCGACTCGACGGACTGGTCACGGTCGCTGGCTGTGACAAGAACCTGCCGGGGATGATGATGGCGGCGATTCGGACCGACCTACCGACCGTCTTTCTGTACGGTGGCTCTATCATGCCGGGCGAACACGACGGCCGCGAGGTAACCGTCCAGAACGTCTTCGAGGGAGTCGGCGCAGTCGCGCAGGGCGATATGAGCGAAGGCGAGTTAGACGACCTCGAACGCCACGCATGTCCAGGTGCAGGCTCCTGCGGCGGGATGTTCACCGCGAACACGATGGCCTCGATTTCGGAAGCACTCGGGCTGGCACCGCTCGGAAGCGCAGGCCCACCAGCCGAACACGAGGAACGCTACGAAGTCGCGGAGCGAGCGGGTGAACTCGTGCTGGAATGTATCGAGGAAGACCGCAAGCCATCGGACATCCTCGAAAAGCGGTCGTTCGAGAACGCAATCGCGCTCCAAGTCGCCATCGGCGGTTCGACCAACGGCGTTCTGCATCTGCTCGCGCTCGCCGCAGAAGCCGGAATCGACCTCTCAATCGAGGAGTTCGACGAGATATCGCGTCGCACGCCGAAGATAGCGAATCTCCAACCCGGCGGGACGAAGGTCATGAACGACCTCTACGAGGAGGGCGGCGTGCCGGTCGTGATTCGGCGTCTGGTCGAAGCAGGGTTGTTCGACGGCGACGCCGAGACGGTGACGGGCCGCACGATTAGCGAGGAACTGAACCGACTCGACCTCCCCGAAGACGATGCCATCGACGCCGAGTTCGTCAAACCGGTTTCCGACCCGTTCCACGAAGAGGGCGCTATCAAGATTCTCACCGGCAACCTCGCGCCCGACGGCGCGGTGCTGAAGGTAACCGGTGAGGACAACTTCCACCACGAAGGCCCAGTCAGAGTGTTCGAGAGCGAGGAAGACGCGATGAAGTACGTCCAGGAGGGCCGCATCGAGAGTGGGGACGTACTGGCGATTCGAAACGAAGGGCCACGCGGCGGGCCGGGCATGCGCGAGATGCTCGGCGTCACGGCCGCCGTGGTCGGTGCGGGCCACGAAGACGACGTCGCGCTCCTGACCGACGGCCGGTTCTCGGGAGCGACTCGGGGACCGATGATAGGCCACGTCGCGCCCGAATCGTACGTGGGCGGTCCAATCGCGGCGCTCGAAGACGGCGATCACGTCACCATCGACATCTCAGACCGAACCTTGGAGGTAGACCTCTCCGAAGAAGAAGTCGAGAAGCGACTCGACGCCCGAGAGGACCCCGAACCAGCGTACACGAACGGCGTACTGGCGAAGTACGGAGCGACGTTCGGGTCGGCCGCGAACGGCGCGGTGACGAATCCGGGCGCAAAGAAGTAG
- a CDS encoding HalOD1 output domain-containing protein yields MVETQTQIKDEPRESRTEGGPLGVVVCEAIADAEGVSSIELDPLNDYVDVDALESLFRNSSEDSNLSVRFSAYGYTVIVEGDQRVLVVEEYV; encoded by the coding sequence ATGGTCGAAACACAAACTCAGATCAAAGACGAACCGCGAGAAAGTCGAACCGAAGGCGGTCCGCTCGGCGTCGTCGTCTGCGAAGCCATCGCCGACGCTGAAGGCGTCTCGTCCATAGAGTTGGACCCACTCAACGACTACGTCGATGTCGATGCATTAGAGAGTCTCTTCCGTAACAGTAGCGAGGACAGCAACTTGTCCGTTCGATTCTCGGCGTACGGCTACACGGTTATCGTCGAGGGGGACCAACGGGTCCTCGTCGTCGAGGAATACGTGTAG
- a CDS encoding PH domain-containing protein, giving the protein MEQSEASFDWLTLDEGEEVLWADTPHKYSLVPVLVIGIPLSFVLIGIPLVVGAYYTHQNTNYVVTDAALYKKTGILSRNVQRVEFDKVQDTTYRQSFFGTQFGYGSVDISTAGGSGVEMSFDNVADPQKLQSLINERSEKGKGRSGGEDGKAAVLDEILAELRAIRQSVEGGEAMEGGQSSEERFDTPTSDE; this is encoded by the coding sequence ATGGAACAGTCGGAAGCGTCGTTCGATTGGCTCACTCTCGACGAGGGCGAAGAGGTCCTCTGGGCCGACACGCCCCACAAGTACAGTCTGGTCCCAGTGCTCGTCATCGGGATTCCACTCTCGTTCGTTCTGATCGGCATCCCGCTCGTCGTCGGTGCGTACTACACCCACCAGAACACGAACTACGTCGTGACCGACGCCGCGCTCTACAAGAAGACGGGTATCCTCTCGCGGAACGTCCAGCGTGTCGAATTCGACAAGGTGCAGGACACCACTTATCGCCAGAGCTTCTTCGGCACGCAGTTCGGCTACGGGAGCGTCGATATCAGCACCGCTGGCGGCAGCGGTGTCGAGATGAGCTTCGACAACGTCGCTGACCCCCAGAAACTCCAGTCGCTCATCAACGAGCGAAGCGAGAAGGGCAAGGGACGGAGCGGCGGCGAAGACGGCAAGGCGGCCGTGTTGGACGAAATTCTCGCGGAACTCCGCGCGATTCGGCAGTCGGTGGAGGGAGGCGAGGCGATGGAAGGAGGCCAGAGTTCCGAGGAACGATTCGACACTCCGACCAGCGATGAGTGA
- a CDS encoding PH domain-containing protein, with protein sequence MSDDWLSLADGEEVLWEGHPRIMTVLPAVVVGLVLVVGPVAAAVYVEQPLVGLLAVLGPVAPVWSYLRVTNTEFVVTNYALYRKTGILSRTVQRVSLSNVQNSSFSQGVLGAMFGYGAVEIEAAGGGSIRFDDIEGPRDVRKLVDKQVGGDSIPGSVEQWRAVLQEVRTLRSVVE encoded by the coding sequence ATGAGTGACGACTGGCTCTCGTTGGCCGACGGTGAGGAGGTGCTGTGGGAGGGCCACCCGCGAATCATGACTGTCCTCCCTGCAGTGGTCGTGGGACTCGTCTTGGTCGTCGGACCGGTTGCCGCCGCGGTGTACGTGGAACAGCCACTGGTCGGTCTGCTGGCAGTCCTCGGACCGGTCGCCCCAGTCTGGTCGTATCTGCGCGTGACCAATACGGAGTTCGTGGTGACGAACTACGCGCTCTACCGGAAGACGGGCATTCTGTCGCGGACCGTCCAGCGCGTCTCGCTGTCGAACGTCCAGAACAGCAGTTTCAGTCAGGGCGTTCTTGGAGCGATGTTTGGATACGGTGCGGTGGAGATTGAAGCCGCGGGTGGTGGGAGTATTCGATTCGACGACATAGAGGGACCTCGGGACGTTCGCAAGTTGGTTGACAAGCAAGTCGGCGGTGATTCGATTCCGGGGAGTGTGGAGCAGTGGCGTGCGGTTTTACAGGAAGTGCGGACGTTGAGGAGTGTGGTGGAGTAG
- a CDS encoding tyrosine-type recombinase/integrase, with the protein MTGPPELSPRDARDRYLDHRRTEASQKSIESWHYRLKRFVEWAEEEDITSMAELDGWTLDEFENYRRGSGVSPSTLNGEMQTLKNWLEYLARIEVVEDSLPEKVHVPEIPDGEESNDEMLDQADAYALISSFRKDPERYGTSKHALLELLWFTGARIGGIRSLDLRDYHSEEQYIEFRHRNGTPLKNDSDGERAVGLPESVCEVVNTYIENYRNDAHDGGRKPLLTTTQGRPSENTLRVWCYLATQPCLHEPCPHGKEREACEYLHVHHASKCPSSLSPHRVRTGSITWQRDCGLPAQIVSERVNATLEVIEKYYDKATARQRLEERRRPYIENLQLDFDIDP; encoded by the coding sequence GTGACCGGACCGCCAGAGCTATCACCGCGGGACGCCCGTGACCGGTATCTCGACCACCGACGCACGGAAGCGAGTCAGAAGTCCATCGAATCGTGGCACTACCGGTTGAAACGGTTCGTAGAGTGGGCCGAAGAGGAAGACATTACGTCGATGGCCGAACTCGACGGGTGGACGTTAGACGAGTTCGAGAACTACAGACGCGGGTCGGGTGTCTCGCCTTCGACGCTCAACGGTGAGATGCAGACGCTGAAGAACTGGCTTGAGTACCTCGCTCGCATCGAAGTCGTCGAAGATTCGCTTCCAGAGAAGGTTCACGTGCCGGAGATTCCAGACGGTGAGGAGTCGAACGACGAGATGCTTGACCAAGCCGACGCCTACGCACTCATCTCGTCGTTCCGAAAGGACCCGGAGCGATACGGAACGTCGAAACACGCCCTACTCGAACTGCTGTGGTTCACGGGTGCCAGAATCGGTGGCATTCGGTCTCTCGATCTACGAGACTACCACAGCGAAGAGCAGTATATCGAGTTCCGTCACCGAAACGGCACTCCGTTGAAGAACGACTCTGACGGCGAGCGAGCCGTAGGATTACCGGAATCGGTCTGCGAGGTAGTGAATACGTACATCGAAAACTATCGGAATGACGCGCATGACGGCGGTCGGAAGCCGTTACTGACGACGACGCAGGGCAGACCTTCGGAGAACACTCTTCGGGTTTGGTGCTACCTCGCTACGCAGCCGTGTCTGCACGAACCGTGCCCCCACGGTAAGGAGCGAGAGGCCTGCGAGTATCTCCACGTCCACCATGCGAGCAAGTGCCCGTCTTCGTTGTCCCCTCACCGGGTTCGGACGGGGAGTATCACGTGGCAACGCGACTGCGGCCTTCCTGCACAGATCGTTTCCGAGCGTGTCAACGCTACGCTCGAAGTTATCGAAAAGTACTACGACAAGGCGACGGCGCGCCAGCGATTGGAAGAGCGTCGTCGTCCGTACATCGAGAACCTACAACTCGACTTTGACATTGACCCATGA